From the Candidatus Binataceae bacterium genome, the window AGGACCACATGATCCGCGCCGGGCTGCCGATGCGGCTCGATCCCTGACGACTCTTTGTGACAGAAGTGCTAAATCCCTTAAGGGGGCGGCGCCCTCCGTCAGACCTGTGTATTGAGTTGAGTTCCGATGTCGCGTTTCACGCTCCATGACCTCGTTACGATTATCGATGCCCGTGCGGCGTCGGGCGGAGAGGCGTCCTATACTCGCAAACTCCTGGACAAGGGGCCGGAGCATTGTGCCAAGAAGTTCGGCGAGGAGGCGGTGGAAACCGTCATCGCCGGGATTGGGAATGACCGCGACCATCTCGTCGCCGAAAGCGCCGACGTGCTGTTTCACTTGCTGGTGCTTTTGAAATCACGCGGCGTGAAGCTTGAGGAAGTCGAGGCAAAATTGGCGCAGCGTACCGGCATGTCCGGACTTGAGGAAAAGGCGGCGCGCAAGCGCGACTAGGCGGCGTCGGAGCCAGGTGAGAGACAACAAGGCTGCGTCATGGATATTCGGGCACCGGAACAACAATACAATCCCTACCG encodes:
- a CDS encoding phosphoribosyl-ATP diphosphatase, translating into MSRFTLHDLVTIIDARAASGGEASYTRKLLDKGPEHCAKKFGEEAVETVIAGIGNDRDHLVAESADVLFHLLVLLKSRGVKLEEVEAKLAQRTGMSGLEEKAARKRD